A window from Aeromonas rivipollensis encodes these proteins:
- a CDS encoding sensor histidine kinase, producing MTISQQDNPLQSHEVSQLYAIFTALPTGVLLLDGEGRITRANPAALTLLGEPLEGQAWRQIIARCFQPREDDGHEISLRDGRRVQLSTQPLPDQPGQLVFITDLTETRQLQDRVNHMKRLSALGNMAASLAHQIRTPLSAAMLYAANLANRTLKPESRTQFQQKLMARLQDLEKQINDILLFARNGDNQVVAPVSVQGLLAEVQAGAEAFCQQQGCALHMEAPEPDLCLLANSSALAGAINNLIANARQAGADSLLVSAVRSGSRVEMRILDNGKGMPAQLLSQIFEPFFTTRSQGTGLGLAVVQSVVRAHQGEVSVASVPGEGTCFTLSFPLHQQAVQLGGVA from the coding sequence ATGACAATCTCGCAGCAGGACAATCCGCTCCAGTCACACGAAGTGAGTCAGCTTTATGCCATCTTCACGGCACTGCCGACCGGCGTGCTGCTGCTCGATGGGGAGGGGCGGATCACCCGCGCCAACCCGGCCGCCCTGACCCTGCTTGGGGAGCCGCTGGAGGGGCAGGCCTGGCGCCAGATCATCGCCCGCTGTTTCCAGCCCAGGGAAGACGACGGTCACGAGATCTCCCTGCGGGATGGGCGCCGGGTGCAACTCTCCACCCAGCCGCTGCCGGATCAGCCCGGCCAGCTGGTGTTCATCACGGATCTCACCGAGACCCGCCAGTTGCAGGACAGGGTCAACCACATGAAACGGTTGTCTGCCCTTGGCAACATGGCGGCCTCCCTGGCACACCAGATCCGCACCCCCCTTTCCGCCGCCATGCTCTATGCGGCCAACCTCGCGAATCGCACCCTGAAACCGGAATCCCGCACCCAGTTCCAGCAAAAATTGATGGCCAGGCTGCAGGATCTCGAGAAGCAGATCAACGACATACTGCTGTTTGCCCGCAACGGCGACAATCAGGTGGTGGCCCCGGTCTCGGTACAGGGGCTGCTGGCGGAGGTGCAGGCCGGTGCCGAGGCCTTCTGCCAGCAGCAGGGCTGCGCACTGCACATGGAGGCGCCCGAGCCGGATCTCTGCCTGCTCGCCAACAGCAGCGCCCTGGCCGGTGCCATCAACAACCTGATCGCCAATGCCAGGCAGGCCGGGGCCGATTCGCTGCTGGTGAGTGCGGTGCGCAGCGGCAGCCGGGTGGAGATGCGCATCCTCGACAATGGCAAGGGGATGCCTGCCCAGTTGCTCAGCCAGATCTTCGAACCCTTCTTCACCACCCGCTCCCAGGGTACAGGTCTCGGGCTTGCCGTGGTGCAATCCGTGGTGCGTGCCCATCAGGGGGAGGTCAGCGTGGCCTCGGTCCCCGGAGAAGGGACCTGTTTTACCCTGTCGTTCCCTCTGCATCAGCAAGCGGTGCAGCTTGGAGGTGTAGCATGA
- a CDS encoding sigma-54 dependent transcriptional regulator has protein sequence MMAMGVLIVDADEQRRQQLGTVLSFMGIPWQEVVETDLDVAIESSGPLQGILTGKLLERSLGELLAAFPRIPFLSLMQADHPNSNFIGGSDEPYTYESLTRHLHFCQAFISLHPRQQVHDKGQTLLRLLVGKGRGIQEVRRLIGQVAQTDANVLILGESGTGKEVVARAIHELSARSAGPFVPINCGAIPAELLESELFGHEKGAFTGAIAARRGRFELAQGGTLFLDEIGDMPLPMQVKLLRVLQERLFDRVGGGKPIQADVRIIAATHRDLEAMIRTQGFREDLYYRLNVFPIETPPLRERCDDIPLLLQELLNRHAEQHRGIIRLTQRAMESLMQYPWPGNVRELSNLIERLLILYPNQIIDVADLPGRYRLLPSEPRDERLTEMDERDALAAVFQTPPVLDPGLAAPLPMQLPQEGLNLKEMLADLEVELIRQALESQDGVVARAADLLSMRRTTLVEKMKKYGMSKDN, from the coding sequence ATGATGGCTATGGGGGTGTTGATCGTTGATGCCGATGAACAGCGGCGTCAGCAACTGGGTACCGTGCTCTCCTTTATGGGGATCCCCTGGCAGGAGGTGGTGGAAACCGATCTCGATGTGGCCATCGAGTCCTCCGGCCCGCTGCAAGGGATACTGACGGGCAAGCTGCTTGAGCGCTCCCTCGGCGAGCTGCTGGCCGCCTTCCCCCGCATCCCCTTCCTCTCCCTGATGCAGGCCGATCACCCCAACAGCAACTTCATCGGCGGCAGCGACGAGCCCTATACCTATGAGTCCCTGACGCGCCATCTGCACTTCTGTCAGGCCTTCATCTCCCTCCATCCGCGCCAGCAGGTGCACGACAAGGGCCAGACCCTGTTGCGACTGCTGGTGGGCAAGGGGCGGGGGATCCAGGAGGTGCGCCGCCTCATCGGCCAGGTAGCACAGACAGACGCCAACGTGCTGATCCTGGGGGAATCCGGGACCGGCAAGGAGGTGGTGGCCCGCGCCATCCACGAGCTTTCTGCCCGCAGCGCCGGCCCCTTCGTGCCCATCAACTGCGGTGCCATTCCGGCGGAGCTCCTGGAGAGCGAGCTGTTCGGCCACGAGAAGGGGGCCTTCACCGGCGCCATCGCCGCCCGTCGCGGCCGCTTCGAGCTGGCCCAGGGGGGTACCTTGTTCCTCGACGAGATCGGTGACATGCCGCTGCCGATGCAGGTCAAGCTGCTGCGGGTGCTGCAGGAGCGACTGTTCGACAGGGTCGGGGGCGGCAAGCCCATCCAGGCCGATGTGCGCATCATAGCGGCGACCCACCGGGATCTGGAGGCGATGATCCGCACCCAGGGTTTTCGCGAGGATCTCTACTATCGCCTCAACGTCTTCCCCATAGAGACGCCGCCCCTGCGCGAGCGCTGCGACGACATCCCCTTGCTGCTGCAGGAGCTGCTCAACCGCCATGCGGAGCAGCACAGGGGGATCATCCGCCTGACCCAGCGGGCCATGGAATCCCTGATGCAGTACCCCTGGCCCGGCAACGTGCGGGAGCTGTCAAACCTCATCGAGCGGTTGCTGATCCTCTACCCGAACCAGATCATCGATGTGGCGGACTTGCCAGGTCGCTACCGTCTGCTGCCAAGCGAGCCCAGGGACGAACGGCTCACTGAGATGGACGAGCGGGATGCCCTGGCCGCCGTGTTCCAGACGCCTCCTGTGCTGGATCCGGGCCTTGCGGCGCCGCTGCCCATGCAGTTGCCCCAGGAGGGGCTCAATCTCAAGGAGATGCTGGCGGATCTCGAGGTGGAGCTGATCCGTCAGGCCCTGGAGTCCCAGGACGGGGTGGTGGCCCGCGCCGCCGACCTGCTGAGCATGCGCCGCACCACCCTGGTGGAGAAGATGAAAAAGTACGGCATGAGCAAGGACAACTGA
- the ppx gene encoding exopolyphosphatase, translating to MDNSLYAAVDLGSNSFHMVIARLNEGRMQIVDRIKERVRLAEGMDEQRRMSAEAMSRGLDCLALFAERLTNIKPDQIRIAGTYTLRRASNARDFVREAAEVLNHPIEIISGQEEARLIYQGVAHTQHIEGQVLVVDIGGGSTELIIGEGFEHKALTSRKMGCVSFTQSFFANGKLSEKAFNSAVLEAQHQLAPIINQYRKLGWQSCLGSSGSIRTVRDVLQGEEWTDGAITLAGLERLKEEMLRHKRVDQLKLAGLTEERQGVFAAAVAILLGLFTSLPIDRMEYSDGALREGLLYEFEERLQHHDIRERTALALSSHYHIDKRQATRVEQSVLALFDALSDPWEMPIEPYRAILGWAARLHEIGLAINYSGIHRHSAYILQNTDLPGFNQDDQALLAALVRFQRKGLKLSELPALPNHDEQTVLRCIRILRLAVAAHHRRQDNLLPEWRVQAAGDQLVVTLPTDWCEENRLLIQNLEKEHRYCQEQGWPLLFQLG from the coding sequence ATGGACAATAGTCTGTACGCCGCTGTCGATCTGGGGTCGAACAGCTTCCACATGGTCATCGCCCGCCTCAACGAGGGGCGGATGCAGATCGTCGATCGCATCAAGGAGCGGGTTCGCCTCGCCGAGGGGATGGATGAGCAGCGCCGCATGTCGGCGGAGGCCATGAGCCGGGGGCTCGACTGCCTCGCCCTGTTCGCCGAGCGGCTGACCAACATCAAGCCGGATCAGATCCGCATCGCCGGCACCTACACCCTGCGCCGCGCCAGCAACGCCCGCGACTTCGTGCGCGAGGCGGCCGAGGTGCTCAACCACCCCATCGAAATCATCAGCGGCCAGGAAGAGGCGCGCCTCATCTATCAGGGGGTCGCCCATACCCAGCACATCGAAGGCCAGGTGCTGGTGGTGGATATCGGCGGCGGCAGCACCGAACTCATCATCGGCGAGGGCTTCGAACACAAGGCCCTCACCAGCCGCAAGATGGGCTGCGTCAGCTTCACCCAGAGTTTCTTTGCCAATGGCAAGCTGAGCGAGAAGGCCTTCAACAGCGCCGTGCTGGAGGCACAGCATCAGCTCGCCCCCATCATCAACCAGTACCGCAAGCTGGGCTGGCAGAGCTGCCTCGGCAGCTCGGGCTCCATTCGCACAGTGCGCGACGTCTTACAGGGGGAAGAGTGGACGGATGGCGCCATCACCCTGGCGGGACTGGAGCGGCTGAAAGAAGAGATGCTCAGGCACAAGCGGGTCGACCAGCTCAAACTCGCCGGCCTCACCGAGGAGCGCCAGGGAGTCTTTGCCGCCGCCGTGGCCATACTGCTCGGGCTCTTCACCTCATTGCCCATCGATCGGATGGAGTACTCCGACGGCGCACTGCGCGAGGGGCTGCTCTATGAGTTCGAGGAGCGGCTGCAGCACCACGACATTCGCGAGCGCACTGCGCTGGCCCTCAGCTCCCACTATCACATCGACAAGCGCCAGGCCACCCGGGTGGAGCAGAGCGTGCTGGCCCTGTTTGATGCCCTGAGCGATCCCTGGGAGATGCCCATCGAGCCCTATCGCGCCATCCTCGGCTGGGCGGCGAGGCTGCACGAGATCGGTCTGGCCATCAACTACAGCGGCATCCATCGCCACTCCGCCTACATTCTGCAGAACACCGATCTGCCCGGTTTCAACCAGGACGATCAGGCCCTGCTGGCCGCCCTGGTGCGCTTCCAGCGCAAGGGGCTCAAGCTCTCCGAGCTGCCCGCCCTGCCCAACCACGACGAGCAGACGGTGCTGCGCTGCATCCGCATCCTGCGTCTCGCGGTGGCGGCCCACCACAGACGCCAGGACAACCTGCTGCCAGAGTGGCGGGTGCAGGCCGCCGGGGATCAGCTGGTGGTCACCCTGCCAACCGACTGGTGCGAGGAGAACCGCCTGCTGATCCAGAACCTGGAGAAGGAGCACCGCTATTGCCAGGAGCAGGGCTGGCCCCTGCTGTTCCAGCTTGGGTGA
- the mgtE gene encoding magnesium transporter gives MKKTHTLLNRHQLLDLAALQGWLDHNLDPVQRADQLLTLRPEELNCVFDTLPAPRGAALLGALSAESAGQLLLRLHGSIVGVLQEAIPRREMVAILRKLGSQDRTRLLARFPTQAQAIYDALLDWPSESVGANMRHEYLAVDQGTTVESAKRRIHDAWDKAQLFQHLYVVDGERRLLGSVSLKSLLIADPLRPVSELMEREAVRINARADQELAARLLIDRDISTLPVEDQGRLVGVFHVDDAADILELESTEDAELQGGSSPLDTPYLQATPWQLWRKRVGWLLILFVAEAYTGTVLRAFEEQLEAAIALAFFIPLLIGTGGNSGTQITTTIVRAMAVGEVSLKNLGIVLRKELSTGLLISAAIAVAAWIRAWSLGVGPQIGMVVTLTIIAIVLWSAAVASIIPMVLRRLRIDPAVVSAPFISTLVDGTGLIIYFEIAKWLLPELQ, from the coding sequence ATGAAGAAAACACACACCCTGCTCAACCGTCATCAACTGCTCGATCTCGCCGCCCTGCAGGGCTGGCTCGACCACAACCTGGACCCGGTGCAGCGGGCCGATCAACTGCTGACCCTGCGCCCGGAAGAGCTCAACTGCGTCTTCGATACCCTGCCTGCGCCGCGAGGGGCCGCCCTGCTCGGCGCCCTGTCGGCGGAGAGCGCAGGCCAGCTGCTGCTGCGCCTGCATGGCAGCATAGTGGGCGTGCTGCAGGAGGCCATCCCCCGGCGCGAGATGGTGGCCATCCTGCGCAAGCTGGGTTCTCAGGATCGCACCAGGCTGCTGGCCCGCTTCCCGACCCAGGCGCAGGCCATCTACGATGCCCTGCTCGATTGGCCGAGCGAGTCGGTCGGTGCCAACATGCGCCACGAGTACCTGGCCGTCGACCAGGGGACCACGGTGGAGAGCGCCAAGCGGCGGATCCACGATGCCTGGGACAAGGCCCAGCTGTTTCAGCACCTCTATGTGGTCGACGGCGAGCGGCGCCTGCTTGGCAGCGTCTCCCTCAAGTCCCTGCTGATCGCCGATCCCCTGCGGCCGGTGAGCGAGCTGATGGAGCGGGAGGCGGTGCGGATCAACGCCCGGGCGGATCAGGAGCTGGCCGCCCGCCTGCTGATCGATCGCGACATCTCGACCCTGCCGGTGGAGGATCAGGGGCGCCTGGTGGGGGTCTTCCACGTGGATGACGCCGCCGACATCCTGGAGCTCGAATCCACTGAGGATGCGGAGTTGCAGGGGGGCTCATCTCCCCTGGATACGCCCTATCTGCAGGCCACTCCCTGGCAGCTGTGGCGCAAGCGGGTGGGCTGGCTGCTCATCCTGTTCGTGGCGGAGGCCTACACGGGCACAGTGCTGCGGGCCTTCGAGGAGCAGCTGGAGGCGGCCATCGCCCTGGCTTTCTTCATCCCGCTGCTCATCGGCACCGGCGGCAACAGCGGCACTCAGATCACCACCACGATAGTGCGGGCCATGGCGGTGGGGGAGGTGAGCCTGAAAAACCTCGGCATAGTGCTCAGAAAAGAGCTCTCCACCGGTCTGCTTATCTCGGCCGCCATTGCGGTTGCGGCATGGATCCGGGCCTGGAGCCTGGGGGTCGGCCCCCAGATCGGCATGGTGGTCACCCTGACCATCATCGCCATCGTACTCTGGAGCGCCGCGGTCGCCTCCATCATCCCCATGGTGCTGCGTCGTCTGCGCATCGATCCGGCCGTGGTGTCGGCCCCCTTCATCTCCACCCTGGTGGATGGCACCGGCCTCATCATCTATTTCGAAATCGCCAAGTGGCTGCTGCCCGAGCTGCAGTGA
- a CDS encoding glycine cleavage system protein R, whose amino-acid sequence MQKQLVVTVIGADKPGIVESLADTITRQQGNWLASSMSELAGQFAGILHVAVPDEHYRSLCEALVMLPGLTVSFAEGQLSPEPAHQLMLSVTGNDRPGIVHEVASILRQLNINVADLTTGCEPAPHSGAPLFYAHALVALPPQLELDDLIAALESLSDDLVVDIDHDLTE is encoded by the coding sequence ATGCAAAAGCAATTGGTCGTCACCGTGATCGGCGCAGACAAGCCCGGCATCGTCGAGAGCCTGGCCGACACCATCACCCGGCAACAGGGCAACTGGCTGGCCAGCTCCATGAGCGAACTGGCGGGGCAGTTTGCCGGCATCCTGCACGTCGCAGTGCCGGATGAACACTACCGCAGCCTGTGCGAGGCACTGGTGATGCTGCCGGGTCTCACCGTGAGCTTCGCCGAAGGCCAGCTCAGCCCCGAACCCGCCCACCAGCTGATGTTGAGCGTCACCGGCAACGACAGGCCCGGCATAGTCCACGAGGTGGCCAGCATACTGCGCCAGCTCAACATCAACGTCGCCGACCTCACCACTGGGTGTGAGCCGGCCCCCCACTCCGGGGCCCCGCTCTTCTATGCCCATGCCCTGGTGGCCCTGCCCCCCCAGCTCGAACTCGACGATCTGATCGCGGCGCTGGAGTCCCTCTCCGACGATCTGGTGGTCGACATCGATCACGATCTGACCGAATAA
- a CDS encoding DUF2726 domain-containing protein: MNSLVVSGSVLLVLLLLVILWRRSKRGKAEPYELQETLFSPAERAFLGVLDLAVGDQARVFAKVRVADVLTPQARLGKGKWQQAFDMINAKRFDYLLCHPTDLSFLCAVELDDSAHRHQKRKVRDLFLKSACDSAGLPLLQIPASSHYQVEELRELLLPLLVKTSLPVEDLLPGERREPTFNPLLLDGVDLSASHHGGRMPRAPQAESPQHDEQGPVLMDNPFIGPDEEEEDASASVPHCPRCAAPLVAREAKKGPHAGRLFLACSRFPECRYAAPQEQARH, encoded by the coding sequence ATGAATAGCCTTGTCGTATCGGGATCCGTGTTGTTGGTGCTGCTCCTGCTGGTGATCCTCTGGCGCAGGAGCAAGAGGGGCAAGGCCGAGCCCTATGAGCTGCAGGAGACCCTGTTCAGCCCGGCGGAGCGCGCCTTTCTCGGGGTGCTGGACTTGGCGGTCGGCGATCAGGCCCGGGTCTTTGCCAAGGTGCGGGTCGCCGACGTGCTGACCCCCCAGGCGCGCCTGGGCAAGGGCAAGTGGCAGCAGGCGTTCGACATGATCAACGCCAAGCGCTTCGACTATCTGCTCTGCCACCCGACGGATCTCTCCTTCCTCTGCGCCGTCGAACTCGATGACAGCGCCCATCGCCACCAGAAGCGCAAGGTGCGGGATCTCTTCCTGAAGTCCGCCTGTGACAGCGCTGGCCTGCCGCTGCTGCAGATCCCGGCCAGCAGCCATTACCAGGTCGAGGAACTGCGCGAGCTGTTGCTGCCCCTGCTGGTCAAGACGAGCCTCCCGGTGGAGGATCTGTTGCCGGGAGAGCGTCGCGAGCCGACCTTCAACCCCTTGCTGCTCGATGGTGTGGACTTGAGTGCATCCCACCATGGGGGGCGCATGCCCAGGGCGCCACAAGCCGAGTCGCCTCAGCATGACGAGCAGGGGCCGGTGCTGATGGACAACCCCTTCATCGGCCCGGACGAGGAAGAGGAGGACGCCTCCGCCTCGGTGCCCCATTGCCCCCGCTGTGCGGCGCCCCTGGTGGCCCGGGAAGCGAAAAAGGGTCCTCATGCCGGCCGTCTGTTCCTCGCCTGCAGCCGTTTCCCCGAGTGCCGTTACGCCGCCCCCCAGGAGCAGGCCAGGCACTGA
- the flgL gene encoding flagellar hook-associated protein FlgL, whose product MRITTNMIYDRNLASMGKVSERQNTAYEQLISGDKFSRAGEDPSGMSQKLALTKEIDLFKQYGVNGSLLENSLGHEETVLTSLNNAMLSAQTLIQKANSSAMGSEERNAIASELEGLQKQMFDLMNSKNSQGEFIFGGNQSKTQPFVKDASGNYVFQGDTGQRSIQVSSTVQIPANDSGFDLFEMVATRRTASGTSANIKVGVGDQGNFESFYRNNYDASLASNQFTVSTQVGPPDRYEIRDSGGGLIQDGDYSAGNKITFNGLELTLDLPAGGADQTFVLDKPKNDSVLNGMSDFLTALRDPSLSADGFQLAVADATTHMNNARTKIDRGLGELGGRMNSLEQVMGSNDGLSTLNQQARAKVSEADMYEVIAALSKEDAAMSASQLAFGKISKLTLFDYIR is encoded by the coding sequence ATGCGCATCACCACCAACATGATCTATGACCGCAACCTTGCCTCCATGGGCAAGGTCAGCGAGCGCCAGAATACCGCCTATGAGCAGCTGATCTCGGGGGACAAGTTCTCCCGGGCGGGGGAGGATCCCTCCGGCATGAGCCAGAAGTTGGCGCTGACCAAGGAGATCGATCTCTTCAAGCAATACGGCGTCAACGGCAGCCTGCTGGAGAACAGCCTGGGCCACGAGGAGACGGTGCTCACCTCCCTCAACAACGCCATGCTGAGCGCCCAGACCCTGATCCAGAAGGCGAACAGCTCGGCCATGGGCTCGGAGGAGCGCAACGCCATCGCGAGCGAACTGGAGGGGCTGCAGAAGCAGATGTTCGATCTGATGAACAGCAAGAACTCCCAGGGGGAGTTCATCTTCGGCGGCAATCAGAGCAAGACCCAGCCCTTCGTGAAAGATGCCAGCGGCAACTATGTGTTCCAGGGGGACACCGGGCAGCGCAGCATCCAGGTCTCCTCCACGGTGCAGATCCCGGCCAATGACTCCGGCTTCGATCTGTTCGAGATGGTGGCGACCCGGCGCACCGCCAGTGGCACCAGCGCCAACATCAAGGTAGGGGTGGGGGATCAGGGGAATTTCGAGAGCTTCTATCGCAACAATTACGACGCCTCCCTTGCCAGCAACCAGTTCACGGTGAGCACTCAGGTGGGCCCGCCGGACAGGTACGAGATCCGGGACAGCGGCGGTGGCCTGATCCAGGACGGGGACTACAGCGCGGGCAACAAGATCACCTTCAACGGGCTGGAGCTGACCCTGGACCTGCCGGCTGGGGGGGCGGATCAGACCTTCGTGCTGGACAAGCCGAAGAACGACAGCGTGCTCAACGGCATGTCCGATTTCCTCACTGCCCTGCGCGACCCCAGCCTCTCGGCTGACGGCTTCCAGCTGGCGGTGGCGGACGCCACCACCCACATGAACAACGCCAGGACCAAGATAGACAGGGGGCTCGGCGAGCTGGGTGGCCGGATGAACAGCCTGGAGCAGGTGATGGGGTCGAACGATGGCCTCAGCACCCTGAACCAGCAGGCTCGGGCCAAGGTCTCCGAGGCGGACATGTACGAGGTGATTGCGGCGCTCTCCAAGGAGGATGCGGCCATGAGCGCCTCCCAGCTCGCCTTCGGCAAGATAAGCAAGCTGACCCTGTTCGATTACATCCGCTGA
- the ppk1 gene encoding polyphosphate kinase 1: MSTDKQYEEKELSWLSFNERVLQEAMDKTVPLIERVRFLGIFSSNQDEFFKVRVSDVKRRILINEVHGGDDEAKVLLRAIQQKVMALGEAFDNTYKELLIALARHNIFLVNESQLSEAIQQWLRVFFKEKVLRHIIPILLNKEVNPVKFLKDEHTYLAIEMKKNGQVIQYALVEVPTDDLPRFFQLPPEGTRRKKQIIILDNVIRFCLDEIFKGFFDYDEIAAYAVKLTRDAEYDLSDQLDLSLVDKMSDGLKQRLTAMPVRFVYEREMPAAMISFLKLKLQISSYDAIMPGGRYHNFKDFIGFPNVGRDYLENPKLPALDCRDFDGFVNAFDAITKQDILLYYPYHKFHHFTELVRQAAFDPAVSAIRINIYRVAKKSRIIHSLIDAANNGKKVTVVVELRARFDEAANIDWANILTDAGVKVVFGVPSLKIHSKLCLITRHEHGEAVRYAHIGTGNFNEKTAKIYTDFSLLTRHPDITAEVEGVFEYIEYPYKRYKFNHLLVSPINSRRQLYRLIDNELANAKAGQPSGITLKINNLVDRDLINRLYAAGQAGVPIQMIIRGMCALRPGVPGLSDNIQVISIIDRFLEHPRVMVFHNKGNPQLFISSADWMSRNIDGRIEVGTPIYDDRLKQRILDILELQLSDTCKARVIDADQKNEYVKRGNRRKVRSQVAIYDYLKRIESNNGQ, from the coding sequence ATGAGCACCGACAAGCAGTATGAAGAGAAAGAGCTTAGCTGGCTCTCATTCAATGAACGGGTGTTGCAAGAGGCAATGGACAAGACGGTCCCCCTCATCGAGCGGGTCCGTTTTCTGGGGATCTTCTCCTCCAACCAGGATGAGTTCTTCAAGGTACGGGTCTCGGACGTCAAGCGCCGCATCCTCATCAACGAGGTGCACGGCGGCGACGACGAGGCCAAGGTGTTGCTGCGCGCCATCCAGCAGAAGGTGATGGCGCTCGGCGAGGCGTTTGACAACACCTACAAGGAGTTGCTGATCGCCCTGGCCCGCCACAACATCTTCCTGGTCAACGAGAGCCAGCTCTCCGAGGCGATCCAGCAGTGGCTGCGGGTCTTCTTCAAGGAGAAGGTGCTGCGTCACATCATCCCCATCCTCCTCAACAAGGAGGTCAACCCGGTCAAGTTCCTCAAAGACGAGCACACCTATCTCGCCATCGAGATGAAGAAGAACGGCCAGGTGATCCAGTACGCCCTGGTGGAGGTGCCGACCGACGATCTGCCCCGCTTCTTCCAGCTGCCGCCGGAGGGGACCCGCCGCAAGAAGCAGATCATCATCCTGGACAACGTCATCCGCTTCTGCCTCGACGAGATCTTCAAGGGCTTCTTCGACTACGACGAGATTGCCGCCTACGCGGTGAAGCTGACCCGGGATGCCGAATACGATCTCTCCGACCAGTTGGACCTCAGCCTGGTGGACAAGATGAGTGATGGCCTCAAGCAGCGCCTCACCGCCATGCCGGTGCGCTTCGTCTACGAGCGGGAGATGCCCGCGGCCATGATAAGCTTCCTGAAGCTCAAGCTGCAGATCAGCTCCTACGACGCCATCATGCCGGGCGGGCGCTATCACAACTTCAAGGATTTCATCGGCTTCCCCAACGTGGGCCGGGACTATCTGGAAAACCCCAAGCTGCCGGCCCTCGACTGCCGCGACTTCGACGGCTTCGTCAACGCCTTCGACGCCATCACCAAGCAGGACATACTGCTCTACTACCCCTATCACAAGTTCCACCACTTCACCGAGCTGGTGCGCCAGGCGGCGTTCGATCCGGCGGTCAGCGCCATTCGCATCAATATCTACCGGGTCGCCAAGAAGTCACGGATCATCCACTCCCTCATCGACGCCGCCAACAACGGCAAGAAGGTGACAGTGGTGGTGGAGCTGCGCGCCCGCTTCGACGAGGCGGCCAACATCGACTGGGCCAACATACTGACCGATGCCGGGGTCAAGGTGGTGTTTGGGGTACCCAGCCTCAAGATCCACTCCAAGCTCTGCCTCATCACCCGGCATGAGCATGGGGAAGCGGTGCGCTACGCCCATATCGGCACCGGCAACTTCAACGAGAAGACCGCCAAGATCTACACCGACTTCTCCCTGCTGACCCGCCACCCGGACATCACCGCCGAGGTGGAAGGGGTGTTCGAATACATCGAATACCCCTATAAACGCTACAAATTCAACCACCTGCTGGTCTCCCCCATCAACAGCCGCCGCCAGCTCTATCGTCTCATCGACAACGAGCTGGCCAACGCCAAGGCGGGCCAGCCGAGCGGCATCACGCTCAAGATCAACAACCTGGTGGACAGAGACCTCATCAACCGCCTCTATGCCGCCGGTCAGGCCGGGGTGCCCATCCAGATGATCATCCGCGGCATGTGCGCCCTGCGTCCCGGGGTACCGGGCCTCAGTGACAACATCCAGGTCATCAGCATCATAGACCGCTTCCTCGAGCACCCGCGGGTGATGGTGTTCCACAACAAGGGCAACCCCCAGCTGTTCATCTCCAGCGCCGACTGGATGAGCCGCAACATCGACGGCCGCATCGAGGTGGGCACCCCCATCTACGACGATCGGCTGAAACAACGCATCCTGGACATCCTCGAGCTGCAGTTGAGCGACACCTGCAAGGCGCGCGTCATCGATGCCGACCAGAAGAACGAGTACGTGAAGCGGGGCAACCGCCGCAAGGTTCGCTCCCAGGTTGCGATTTACGACTATCTCAAACGTATCGAGTCAAACAATGGACAATAG